In a genomic window of Gossypium arboreum isolate Shixiya-1 chromosome 9, ASM2569848v2, whole genome shotgun sequence:
- the LOC108455250 gene encoding pectinesterase-like — MANNAIIGICAVFLVAMVVAVVVGVTHIKNKNDGEEISSSNKAVQALCQPTNYKETCQKSLASSNSSDVKELIRTGFQAGLVEIKNVLGHSVTVQELTKDENNKAALGVCQEVLDLAIDDFQKSFDVLGEYDMSKIGKYLLELKTWLSGAFTSQQTCIDSFAQSSNESSQKMQSILKTSMEITSNALAMLNGLSTIVKELNIPNVGNIDSTGFNRKLLSAEDMPEWISQADRKLLQAKPMDLKPNVVVAKDGSGKYDTINKALAEVPVKSPDRFVIHIKAGTYKEKINVTKQMINVVFIGDGPTKTIITNDISVAKNPPVRTYRTATVGVDGAGFMAKDIGFDNSAGPEGHQAVAFRATADRVIMFNCHFTGYQDTLYAHRERQLYTNCLITGTVDFIFGDAASIFQNCMLIVRKPGPSQNCMVTAQGRNDLGTNSAIVLQNCTISGAPDYIPVKDTNKAYLGRPWKQFARSIIMQSQIDDIIQPEGYAPMTGTIGIDTSFIAEFGNRGPGADTSRRVAWKGIKKIDINEANKWTPRVYLESETWIPSSGVPYSPNMVHGV; from the exons ATGGCAAATAATGCTATTATTGGTATCTGTGCGGTGTTCCTGGTGGCCATGGTGGTAGCCGTGGTGGTGGGTGTTACGCACATAAAAAACAAGAACGATGGTGAAGAGATATCGAGTTCGAACAAAGCTGTGCAAGCCTTATGTCAACCTACTAATTATAAAGAGACGTGCCAGAAAAGCTTGGCATCGTCAAATTCTAGCGACGTTAAGGAGCTGATAAGGACAGGTTTCCAAGCCGGGCTAGTTGAGATAAAGAACGTGTTGGGCCATTCAGTGACGGTCCAAGAGTTGACCAAGGATGAAAACAACAAAGCGGCACTTGGTGTTTGCCAAGAGGTGTTGGACTTAGCCATTGATGACTTTCAAAAGTCTTTCGACGTGTTAGGGGAATACGACATGAGCAAGATCGGAAAATACCTTTTGGAACTGAAGACCTGGCTAAGCGGTGCATTCACGAGTCAACAGACATGTATAGACTCATTCGCGCAATCAAGTAACGAATCATCGCAGAAGATGCAATCTATCTTGAAGACTAGCATGGAGATCACTAGCAATGCTTTAGCGATGCTTAATGGGTTATCCACCATCGTAAAGGAACTTAACATTCCAAACGTCGGCAACATCGACAGCACGGGGTTCAATCGTAAGCTTTTGTCGGCTGAGGATATGCCTGAGTGGATTAGTCAAGCTGACCGAAAACTCCTTCAAGCAAAACCAATGGATTTGAAGCCTAACGTTGTGGTTGCTAAAGATGGTAGCGGGAAATATGATACTATTAACAAGGCATTGGCTGAAGTCCCCGTGAAAAGTCCCGATCGATTTGTTATTCACATTAAGGCTGGTACTTACAAGGAAAAAATCAACGTGACCAAGCAGATGATTAATGTTGTATTCATCGGTGATGGCCCAACCAAAACCATCATCACAAATGACATTAGCGTTGCTAAAAATCCACCGGTTAGAACATACCGCACTGCAACTGTTG GTGTGGATGGGGCTGGTTTCATGGCCAAGGACATTGGATTTGATAACTCAGCAGGACCCGAAGGTCATCAAGCAGTGGCTTTTAGGGCAACTGCTGATAGGGTCATCATGTTCAACTGCCATTTCACTGGGTACCAAGACACTCTTTATGCTCACAGAGAGAGACAGTTATATACCAACTGTCTCATTACTGGAACGGTGGATTTCATCTTCGGGGATGCGGCGAGCATTTTCCAGAACTGTATGCTCATCGTGAGGAAGCCAGGGCCTAGCCAAAATTGCATGGTTACTGCACAGGGCAGGAATGATCTTGGAACAAACTCAGCCATTGTGCTTCAAAACTGCACCATCTCGGGCGCCCCTGATTACATCCCAGTGAAGGATACAAACAAGGCATACTTGGGGCGTCCCTGGAAACAATTCGCTAGGTCTATCATAATGCAATCTCAAATCGACGACATCATTCAACCAGAGGGTTATGCCCCAATGACAGGTACCATAGGAATAGACACTTCTTTCATCGCCGAGTTTGGAAATAGGGGACCCGGTGCTGATACCAGCCGTAGGGTAGCATGGAAAGGTATAAAAAAGATAGATATAAATGAAGCCAACAAATGGACTCCTCGCGTCTATCTTGAATCTGAGACTTGGATTCCGAGTTCCGGCGTTCCCTATAGTCCCAACATGGTCCATGGAGTTTAA